A window of the Hordeum vulgare subsp. vulgare chromosome 5H, MorexV3_pseudomolecules_assembly, whole genome shotgun sequence genome harbors these coding sequences:
- the LOC123397496 gene encoding ent-kaur-16-ene synthase, chloroplastic-like, which yields MSTTKVTGCSSVLPGTALPVRKSCWNHQRKAPLRLSFSKGAMAVHASRLLSTQARCREFFCPTPLLHWACVRTQRISSCSAYVETRLEGQTNSRSTNVERATRIKKQLQKPEFLPSSYDTAWVAMVPLAGHLKTPYFPQCVEWILQNQHGDGSWGITEYDLSADKNVMLSTLACVIALKKWKVGPEHITRGLNFIGRNFSTVIDEKIDAPTGFNIIFPGMVQLAIEMGLEFSVTESSVRGILRRKEMEMERLAKDKSYGKEAYMAFVAEGLGNLVDWNEVMKFQRNNGSFFNSPSTTAAILVHNYDEKALQYLNLLVTKFGSSAVPTMYPQNIHCQLSIVDTLEKIGISRYFSTEIKDILDMTYSYWLQRDEEIRLDLETCAMAFRLLQMNGYDVSSDELSHVAKASTFSSSLQGYLHDTKCILELYKASEVNFSEDELILGYWPRKLLTKNLCSDGMQSISLSEEVEHALKFPFYATVEPVEHKRNIQNLDTRVPRMLKRKNLPHRVNQDLLALAIDDFRISQSIYQEELHHLESWAKENKLDQLQYVRKILTTSYLSAVAAISPHELSVARVACAKTIFLTIIFDDLFDVAGSKGELESLIGLVERWDEPHKDEEFFSERVKIAFFALYRTVNQLGSMASIVQNCDVTKHLVEQWLHLLRSEMTEAEWRRSQHAPTVEEYMTPAAVTFALGPIILTSQYFIGEKLSEHVAKSQDYNELLRLVSRCGRFMNDNRTSERDGRDGNLNCVVLLALHSGGSMSIEAAEQEIHNSMVSCTRDLLRSVLREDSVVPRPCREMFWRFCKTSHLFYFRSDEFTSPREIVGALNAVIHEPLKLQASRPSLVARPE from the exons ATGTCGACGACAAAGGTAACTGGGTGCAGCTCCGTCCTCCCAGGGACGGCACTGCCGGTGCGGAAGTCCTGCTGGAACCATCAGCGAAAAGCCCCTCTTCGCCTGAGCTTCAGCAAAGGCGCTATGGCTGTGCACGCCTCCAGGCTTCTTTCCACGCAAGCACGCTGCCGTGAGTTCTTCTGTCCTACTCCTCTCCTCCACTGGGCTTGTGTGAGGACTCAGAGGATTTCTTCTTGCAGCG CATATGTTGAAACGAGGCTGGAAGGACAAACAAATTCAAGATCGACAAATGTG GAACGTGCGACTAGGATCAAGAAGCAGCTTCAGAAGCCTGAATTTTTGCCATCTTCATATGACACGGCATGGGTGGCTATGGTGCCATTGGCGGGTCATCTTAAGACGCCATACTTCCCTCAATGCGTTGAATGGATATTGCAAAACCAGCATGGCGATGGATCTTGGGGTATCACTGAATATGACTTATCAGCCGACAAGAATGTTATGTTATCTACATTGGCATGTGTTATCGCACTTAAGAAATGGAAAGTTGGCCCGGAGCACATAACTAGAG GACTAAATTTTATTGGAAGAAATTTCTCAACTGTTATCGATGAGAAAATTGACGCTCCTACTGGCTTCAATATCATATTTCCTGGTATGGTTCAACTTGCCATTGAGATGGGTTTGGAATTTTCAGTTACAGAAAGTAGTGTCCGTGGGATTCTTCGCCGCAAGGAAATGGAAATGGAAAG GCTTGCGAAGGAtaaatcttatggaaaagaagcatATATGGCTTTTGTTGCTGAAGGGTTGGGAAACTTGGTGGACTGGAATGAAGTTATGAAATTCCAGAGAAATAATGGATCATTTTTCAATTCTCCTTCCACAACTGCTGCTATCCTTGTTCACAACTACGATGAGAAAGCCCTCCAGTACCTAAATTTGCTTGTCACTAAATTTGGTAGTAGTGCAG TACCAACAATGTACCCACAAAATATACATTGTCAGCTATCAATTGTGGATACACTCGAAAAAATTGGAATATCTCGATACTTTTCAACAGAGATAAAGGACATCCTCGACATGACATACAG TTACTGGTTACAAAGAGACGAGGAAATCAGGTTGGATTTGGAAACATGTGCAATGGCGTTTCGCCTTTTACAGATGAACGGATATGATGTTTCCTCAG ATGAGTTGTCACATGTTGCTAAAGCCTCCACTTTCAGTAGCTCACTTCAAGGATATTTACATGATACCAAATGTATATTGGAGCTTTACAAAGCTTCCGAAGTTAACTTCTCAGAAGATGAACTGATCCTAGGTTACTGGCCGAGGAAATTATTGACCAAAAACTTGTGCTCTGATGGGATGCAAAGTATATCGCTCTCTGAAGAG GTCGAGCATGCTCTTAAATTTCCCTTTTATGCCACCGTGGAACCAGTAGAACACAAGAGGAACATTCAGAATCTCGATACCAGGGTTCCTCGGATGCTGAAGAGGAAAAACTT GCCACATCGCGTCAATCAAGATCTTCTAGCTCTGGCAATTGACGATTTCCGTATTTCACAATCTATTTACCAGGAAGAACTTCATCACCTTGAAAG TTGGGCGAAAGAGAACAAGCTGGACCAACTACAATATGTACGGAAGATACTGACGACTAGCTATCTCTCTGCTGTTGCCGCCATATCACCACATGAACTTTCTGTTGCTCGTGTTGCGTGTGCCAAAACTATTTTTCTCACAATTATTTTTGATGACTTGTTTGATGTTGCTGGATCAAAAGGAGAACTGGAGAGCCTCATAGGATTAGTTGAGAG GTGGGATGAGCCTCACAAAGATGAGGAATTCTTTTCTGAGCGAGTAAAAATTGCATTTTTTGCTCTCTATAGAACAGTGAATCAGCTTGGATCAATGGCATCTATAGTACAAAACTGTGATGTTACAAAGCACCTGGTTGAACAA TGGCTACACTTACTAAGGTCTGAGATGACCGAGGCAGAGTGGAGGAGGAGCCAACATGCTCCAACAGTTGAAGAATACATGACACCTGCAGCTGTCACATTCGCACTAGGCCCAATTATCCTCACATCACAGTATTTTATTGGAGAGAAACTCTCAGAGCATGTCGCCAAAAGTCAAGATTACAACGAGTTGCTTAGGCTAGTGAGCAGGTGTGGCCGTTTCATGAACGATAACAGAACCTCTGAG AGGGACGGCAGAGATGGTAACCTGAATTGTGTTGTACTGCTTGCTCTTCACAGTGGTGGTTCTATGTCCATAGAAGCGGCTGAACAGGAGATACATAATTCTATGGTTTCATGTACAAGAGACCTGCTAAGATCGGTTCTTAGAGAAGACAGTGTAGTTCCTAGGCCATGCAGGGAAATGTTCTGGAGGTTTTGCAAGACAAGCCACTTGTTCTACTTCCGTAGTGATGAATTCACCTCACCAAGGGAAATTGTTGGAGCATTGAATGCTGTAATTCACGAGCCACTGAAGCTCCAAGCTAGCCGTCCATCTTTGGTTGCTCGACCCGAATAG